A section of the Triticum dicoccoides isolate Atlit2015 ecotype Zavitan chromosome 7A, WEW_v2.0, whole genome shotgun sequence genome encodes:
- the LOC119330512 gene encoding TBC1 domain family member 5 homolog A-like isoform X2 has product MHELLAPLFYVLHIDVQHFKQVKELHEELLGDDFDGQTFPDRFLLNRSDRANNSEGGAAKIRSLDELDADTRDLLLINDAYGAEGELGIILSEKFMEHDAYCMFENLMNGLMNGAQGVVAITDFYSLSPASESSMGLTPVREASAAIYHLLASVDSSLHSHLVELGVEPQYFALRWLRVLFGREFTLDNLLFIWDEIFSSPNHSYCTDIKNRGDYQFKVLCSPRGALILSMAVSMMLHLRSSLLGSEHATSCLVRLLNFPQDIDLKNLIEKAKLLQSLALEANLPLSPLTGKSPLTPPNYWEETWKMLQMSGDKRSGGSTVRIKGRGFLRRSVSNTESNVSRTKGANVDNSNSTSTSQPEPIVDELNTTDIVPVKLINSLPTMPIVHQKDCVGQGTAEIVRSTSNSLCEAGPHDGYHTTSAKIRDRIDGAREYLSRNRPPSFRRRTDHDHDARHEEEPCVSHGAKVVNEPDTLSVHNDKTDEPCQGDGKTDEAAITDRTFESVDYQPNQEHSICSDVGPSLKVADKELVGTLRSFGESMVENIQVIELHFRPNLPTASVQNGPGSTEQAKALAALEELKKISDLLRRV; this is encoded by the exons ATGCATGAACTCCTAGCTCCTCTGTTCTATGTCCTTCACATTGATGTGCAGCACTTTAAACAAGTTAAGGAGCTTCATGAAGAGCTTCTTGGTGACGATTTTGATGGCCAGACATTTCCAGATAGGTTTTTGCTGAACAGGAGTGACAGGGCTAACAATTCTGAGGGTGGTGCAGCTAAAATTAGAAGTTTGGACGAGCTTGATGCTGATACTAGGGACCTCCTCTTGATAAATGATGCATATGGAGCAGAGGGTGAGCTAGGTATCATTTTATCTGAAAAGTTCATGGAGCATGATGCCTATTGTATGTTTGAGAATTTGATGAACGGGTTGATGAATGGTGCACAAGGTGTGGTTGCTATTACCGATTTCTATTCTCTCAGTCCTGCATCAGAATCAAGCATGGGTTTAACACCTGTAAGGGAGGCATCAGCTGCCATATATCACTTGCTTGCTAGTGTGGATTCCTCTCTTCACAGTCATCTTGTGGAGTTGGGAGTAGAACCTCAGTACTTTGCACTCCGATGGCTTCGAGTCCTATTTGGTCGTGAATTTACACTCGACAATCTTCTGTTTATTTGGGATGAAATCTTCTCTTCTCCAAACCATTCATATTGTACAGACATAAAAAATCGGGGAGACTATCAGTTTAAGGTTTTATGTTCTCCCCGTGGTGCCCTGATTTTGTCAATGGCAGTCTCAATGATGCTTCATCTCAGATCCTCCTTGCTGGGAAGTGAGCATGCGACTTCTTGCCTGGTGAGATTATTAAATTTTCCTCAAGATATTGACTTGAAGAACTTGATTGAGAAGGCCAAGTTATTGCAGTCGTTAGCTCTAGAAGCAAATCTTCCGTTGTCTCCCCTGACAGGAAAATCTCCCTTGACTCCACCCAATTATTGGGAAGAGACATGGAAGATGCTTCAGATGTCAGGAGACAAACGAAGTGGTGGTTCAACTGTTAGGATAAAAGGAaggggatttttaagaagaagcgtGTCCAACACCGAATCAAATGTTTCTAGAACAAAGGGTGCCAATGTTGATAACAGCAATTCGACTTCAACTAGCCAGCCTGAGCCTATTGTTGATGAACTGAACACCACTGATATAGTTCCTGTCAAATTGATAAACAGTTTACCAACCATGCCTATAGTACACCAAAAGGATTGTGTTGGTCAAGGTACTGCAGAGATCGTTAGAAGTACCTCAAACAGTCTATGTGAGGCAGGCCCGCATGATGGTTACCATACAACTTCTGCCAAAATTAGAGATCGTATTGATGGAGCTCGTGAGTATTTATCAAGGAATAGGCCTCCATCCTTTCGGCGTCGTACTGATCATGACCATGATGCCCGTCATGAGGAAGAACCATGTGTTTCCCATGGCGCCAAGGTGGTTAATGAGCCAGATACACTGTCTGTGCATAATGATAAGACTGATGAACCCTGTCAGGGTGATGGTAAGACTGATGAAGCAGCAATTACAGATCGAACATTTGAATCGGTGGATTATCAACCAAATCAAGAGCATAGCATATGTTCTGACGTAGGCCCAAGTTTGAAGGTGGCTGATAAGGAGTTGGTCGGAACATTAAGGTCTTTTGGCGAATCGATGGTTGAAAATATTCAG GTTATTGAACTACACTTTCGACCAAATTTACCCACGGCATCAGTGCAAAATGGTCCCGGAAGCACAGAGCAAGCCAAGGCGCTTGCAGCCCTCGAGGAACTCAAGAAGATCAGTGATCTTTTACGTCGTGTTTAA
- the LOC119331475 gene encoding diphthamide biosynthesis protein 3-like codes for MSAYDEVEIEDMEWSEELGAYTYPCPCGDLFQITLADLRLGEEIARCPSCSLFLTVVYNEEDFADAKEPPQKPPAAAQPVAVA; via the coding sequence ATGTCGGCGTACGACGAGGTGGAGATCGAGGACATGGAGTGGAGCGAGGAGCTGGGGGCGTACACGTACCCGTGCCCCTGCGGCGACCTCTTCCAGATCACGCTCGCCGACCTCCGCCTCGGGGAGGAGATCGCGCGCTGCCCCTCCTGCTCGCTCTTCCTCACCGTCGTCTACAACGAGGAGGACTTCGCCGACGCCAAGGAGCCCCCGCAgaagccgccggccgccgcgcagcCCGTCGCCGTCGCCTGA